One genomic window of Streptomyces sp. NBC_01498 includes the following:
- a CDS encoding glutamate synthase-related protein, translating into MTTPDTPLGAAGLPEAAIRARARHGTREVFPPVAAYGAELFGAGSDAAGRGAPADELDRARIVPPVFMPRRLEKLIELGREPLDDDVSLRTVIGGFDSALPVYLSAFGSTRAGSGDLGIAASRQAGRLGIPMVIGENMVPVHGYRTGAARTAPSAITARVRAYLDECPGDAGGVVVQQSTEDADSEVWNLLYSDPATQPLLESGRLAFELKIGQGAKPGLGGMTVVDEADAERLGRRFAVRDVLGPGSRLRLASPGTYTEEIVRQQLRFMRNNFPRARVWAKFHPGRDIAAAASTAWRAGADAVTVDGAEGGTGWAPRVFLDQVGLPLAECLRRIGHPEGPLLVTGRMWEGGRVVRGLALGATAAGLGRAALVAVDEDPENGLVRLVEALALETRLLISALGKYAADALTPDDLWWPDRPVAYGTGAPGSASAQTVPSARSAHAAHPATPTAAPADRIGGRA; encoded by the coding sequence GTGACGACTCCGGACACCCCCCTGGGCGCGGCCGGTCTCCCGGAGGCGGCGATACGGGCCCGTGCCCGGCACGGCACCCGTGAGGTGTTCCCGCCGGTGGCGGCGTACGGCGCGGAGCTGTTCGGCGCCGGGTCCGACGCGGCCGGCCGGGGCGCCCCCGCCGACGAGCTGGACCGGGCGCGGATCGTCCCGCCGGTCTTCATGCCCCGGCGGCTGGAGAAGCTGATCGAGCTCGGCCGCGAACCGCTGGACGACGACGTGAGCCTGCGGACCGTCATCGGCGGTTTCGACTCGGCCCTCCCCGTCTATCTCTCCGCCTTCGGCTCCACCCGCGCCGGCAGCGGTGACCTCGGGATCGCCGCGAGCCGCCAGGCCGGCCGGCTCGGCATCCCCATGGTCATCGGCGAGAACATGGTCCCGGTGCACGGCTATCGCACCGGAGCGGCCAGGACCGCGCCCTCCGCGATCACGGCGCGCGTCCGCGCCTATCTCGACGAGTGCCCGGGGGACGCGGGCGGCGTGGTGGTGCAGCAGAGCACCGAGGACGCCGACTCGGAGGTCTGGAACCTCCTCTACAGCGACCCGGCGACGCAGCCCCTGCTGGAGTCCGGGCGGCTCGCCTTCGAGCTGAAGATCGGCCAGGGCGCCAAGCCCGGTCTCGGCGGGATGACGGTGGTGGACGAGGCGGACGCCGAACGGCTGGGCAGGCGCTTCGCGGTACGGGACGTGCTCGGCCCCGGCAGCCGGCTGCGGCTCGCCAGCCCCGGCACGTACACCGAGGAGATCGTCCGCCAGCAGCTGCGCTTCATGCGGAACAACTTCCCCCGGGCCCGGGTGTGGGCGAAGTTCCATCCGGGCCGGGACATCGCCGCGGCGGCGTCGACCGCCTGGCGGGCGGGCGCGGACGCGGTGACCGTCGACGGCGCGGAGGGCGGCACCGGCTGGGCGCCGCGTGTCTTCCTCGACCAGGTCGGGCTGCCGCTGGCCGAGTGCCTGCGCCGGATCGGCCACCCCGAGGGCCCGCTGCTGGTGACGGGCCGGATGTGGGAGGGCGGCCGGGTGGTACGCGGCCTGGCGCTGGGCGCCACGGCTGCCGGACTGGGCCGGGCGGCGCTCGTCGCGGTCGACGAGGACCCCGAGAACGGGCTCGTACGGCTGGTGGAGGCGCTGGCCCTGGAGACCCGGCTGCTGATCAGCGCGCTCGGCAAGTACGCGGCCGACGCCCTCACCCCGGACGACCTGTGGTGGCCGGACCGGCCCGTCGCGTACGGCACCGGGGCCCCCGGATCCGCATCCGCGCAGACCGTTCCGTCCGCCCGCTCCGCGCACGCCGCGCACCCCGCCACCCCCACGGCCGCTCCCGCGGACCGGATCGGAGGACGAGCATGA